The Wigglesworthia glossinidia endosymbiont of Glossina morsitans morsitans (Yale colony) genome has a window encoding:
- a CDS encoding LPP leucine zipper domain-containing protein: MLNNKKTVFNIILSILILSSCTNSPSNNKLNSDIKELHNQIDHISEDVKHIKADAHIAKEEADRANQRLNNRSFYYRK, encoded by the coding sequence ATGTTAAATAATAAAAAAACTGTATTTAATATAATTTTAAGTATATTAATATTATCAAGTTGCACAAATAGTCCAAGTAATAACAAATTAAATTCTGATATCAAAGAACTGCACAATCAAATAGATCATATTTCAGAAGATGTAAAACATATCAAAGCTGATGCACATATAGCAAAAGAAGAAGCTGATCGTGCAAATCAACGTCTGAACAATCGTTCTTTTTATTATAGAAAATAA
- a CDS encoding CTP synthase has product MAKYYIFITGGVVSSLGKGITTASLGAILEARNLKVTLMKLDPYINVDPGTMSPIQHGEVFVTEDGAETDLDLGHYERFLNSKMSRYNNLTTGKIYSDVLRNERNGFYLGATIQVIPHITNEIKKCIIRAGKGFDILLVEIGGTVGDIESLPFLESIRQMAIEIGKRKILYIHLTLVPYLYPSKEIKTKPTQHSVKELLSIGIQPDILICRSDRLVPKYERSKIALFCNVPEKAVFSLEDIDSIYRIPIFLNKQGLDNYICHRFCIKCPKADLSMWETVMHQKKNTIGTVIIGIIGKYTEFPDAYRSLIAALEHAGLKNRLIIDIKLINSQSLEFSDISTLKNLDAIIVPGGFGYRGIEGKIIAAKFSREKNIPYFGICLGMQIAIIEFARNVIGLMEANSTEFIKNCKYPVIAKISEWNYRKKSIFNTYKISTKMRLGNQKCYLKLGSLAYQIYNKSIILERHRHRYEVNNLFLNKIEKSGLIVSGWSHNKYKLVEIIEYPKHPWFIGSQFHPEFNSNPRDSHPLFISFIKAAHNYQNKKNF; this is encoded by the coding sequence ATGGCAAAATATTATATATTTATTACTGGAGGAGTCGTTTCATCTCTCGGTAAAGGTATTACTACAGCGTCTTTAGGTGCTATATTAGAAGCGCGCAATTTAAAAGTTACTTTAATGAAACTAGATCCTTATATAAACGTAGATCCTGGAACCATGAGTCCAATTCAACATGGAGAAGTTTTTGTTACCGAAGATGGTGCGGAAACTGATCTAGACTTAGGACATTATGAACGTTTTTTAAATTCTAAGATGTCACGTTACAATAATTTAACTACAGGAAAAATTTATTCTGACGTATTAAGAAACGAAAGAAATGGATTTTATCTTGGAGCTACTATTCAAGTAATTCCACATATTACAAACGAAATCAAAAAATGTATTATACGTGCAGGAAAAGGATTTGACATTTTATTAGTTGAAATTGGAGGGACAGTAGGCGATATCGAATCATTACCTTTTTTAGAAAGTATTCGTCAAATGGCAATAGAAATTGGAAAAAGAAAAATACTTTATATTCATTTAACACTCGTTCCATATTTATATCCTTCAAAAGAAATAAAAACTAAACCAACACAACATTCTGTTAAAGAACTTCTTTCTATCGGCATTCAACCAGATATTTTAATTTGCAGATCAGATCGATTAGTACCAAAATATGAAAGATCAAAAATTGCTTTATTTTGTAATGTTCCTGAAAAAGCTGTATTTTCTTTAGAAGATATAGATTCTATTTATAGAATACCAATATTTTTAAATAAACAAGGTCTTGATAACTATATTTGTCACCGTTTTTGCATAAAGTGCCCAAAAGCAGACTTATCTATGTGGGAAACTGTTATGCATCAAAAAAAAAATACCATAGGGACAGTAATCATTGGAATAATAGGCAAATATACAGAATTTCCAGATGCTTATCGTTCATTGATTGCTGCTTTAGAACACGCTGGATTGAAAAATAGATTAATTATTGATATTAAATTAATTAATTCTCAAAGTTTAGAGTTTTCTGATATATCTACTCTTAAAAATTTAGATGCCATTATTGTTCCAGGTGGATTCGGATATCGAGGAATCGAAGGTAAAATAATAGCAGCAAAATTTTCGAGAGAAAAAAACATTCCTTATTTTGGAATTTGCTTAGGTATGCAAATTGCAATAATAGAGTTCGCGCGTAATGTTATTGGATTAATGGAAGCAAATTCAACAGAATTTATAAAAAATTGTAAATATCCGGTAATTGCTAAAATATCAGAATGGAATTATCGAAAAAAATCTATTTTTAATACATATAAGATTTCTACAAAAATGAGATTAGGAAATCAAAAATGTTACTTAAAGTTAGGAAGTTTAGCGTATCAAATATATAATAAATCTATTATTTTAGAACGACATCGCCATCGATATGAAGTAAATAATTTATTTCTAAACAAAATTGAAAAATCAGGATTAATTGTTTCCGGATGGTCACATAATAAATATAAATTAGTTGAAATTATTGAATATCCAAAACATCCATGGTTTATTGGAAGTCAATTTCATCCAGAATTTAATTCTAATCCTCGTGATAGTCATCCGTTATTTATTTCTTTTATAAAAGCTGCTCACAATTATCAAAATAAAAAAAATTTTTAA
- a CDS encoding L,D-transpeptidase family protein — translation MHRSRLRYLLKKIAIYFRILIFIILNFKTVYSEVYQLPKNGNRIIGKNFVITIPKNNTLSLEYFAQKFNVGLTNILEANPGVDVYLPQSGTQVIIPKQIILPDMPYSGIIINTAEMRLFYFPKNSNLVAIFPIGIGQVGKETPHNWTTAVKRKKYGPTWTPTQSIRQEYLEKGKILLKTYPPGKDNPMGLYALYLEDLYAIHGTNANFGIGLRVTHGCIRLRNADIKYLFNHVPVGTTVKFINEPIKISLEKDGNKYIEVHFPLSNNLETFKSIYHKPIVISNKIYNFIHDLKVNKFVVAQAFQERKGLPVNIIKN, via the coding sequence ATGCATAGATCAAGATTAAGATATTTACTAAAAAAAATCGCTATATACTTTAGAATACTTATATTTATCATATTAAATTTTAAAACTGTTTATTCAGAAGTATATCAGTTGCCTAAAAATGGTAATAGAATAATCGGAAAAAATTTTGTTATTACTATTCCAAAAAATAATACTCTCTCTTTAGAATACTTTGCTCAAAAATTTAATGTAGGTCTTACTAATATATTAGAAGCAAATCCAGGAGTAGATGTATATTTACCTCAAAGTGGCACGCAAGTAATTATTCCAAAACAAATTATATTGCCAGATATGCCTTATTCAGGAATTATTATAAACACTGCTGAAATGCGATTATTTTATTTTCCTAAAAATTCTAATTTAGTAGCAATTTTTCCTATCGGTATCGGACAAGTAGGGAAAGAAACTCCTCATAATTGGACTACTGCTGTGAAAAGAAAAAAATATGGACCAACTTGGACTCCTACACAATCTATACGTCAAGAATATTTAGAAAAAGGCAAAATTTTGTTAAAAACATATCCTCCAGGAAAAGATAACCCTATGGGATTATACGCTTTATATTTAGAAGATCTATATGCTATTCATGGAACAAATGCAAATTTTGGAATTGGACTGCGTGTTACTCATGGATGCATACGTTTAAGAAATGCTGATATTAAATATTTATTTAATCATGTACCAGTTGGTACTACAGTAAAATTCATCAACGAACCAATAAAAATTAGTTTAGAAAAAGACGGAAATAAGTATATAGAAGTACATTTTCCGTTATCAAATAATTTAGAAACTTTTAAATCTATTTATCATAAACCAATTGTTATTTCTAACAAAATATATAATTTTATACATGATTTAAAGGTAAATAAATTCGTAGTCGCACAGGCTTTTCAAGAACGTAAGGGATTACCGGTTAATATTATAAAAAATTAA
- the ychF gene encoding redox-regulated ATPase YchF: MGLKVGIIGLPNAGKSTLFNALTGSKVAAKNFPFCTIKPNIALTPIPDMRLFKLQEIVKSRCITPEYIEFIDIAGLVKGASKGYGLGNQFLNQIRTADAIGHVVGCFSKDLCSSKYMFENVLNDIHIINSELILSDIARCTEKISFLKKQNKNNNIKNQIYILEFFLEALSNKKHHTHKKTENLHDSIISELNFLTLKPKMLILNIHENSSKNIEYIEKIKKYFNHLEIPVLKICATFEDNFINSLQKKSSKMYIISKLANSNLGTIINCGCQLLKLNNFFTIGKKEVRSWLINYKTTALQASGKIHSDFQRGFIRAKVISFENFMHYKSMNLAKKFGKIKLEGKDYLVKNGDIIEFLFNV, from the coding sequence ATGGGATTAAAAGTTGGAATTATAGGATTGCCTAATGCCGGAAAATCTACACTTTTTAATGCACTTACTGGATCTAAAGTAGCAGCTAAAAATTTTCCATTTTGTACAATTAAGCCTAATATTGCATTAACTCCTATACCAGATATGCGCTTATTTAAGTTACAAGAAATCGTTAAGTCTCGTTGTATCACGCCAGAATATATTGAATTTATCGATATTGCGGGTTTAGTAAAAGGTGCTTCTAAAGGATATGGATTAGGAAATCAATTTTTAAATCAAATTCGTACTGCTGATGCAATTGGTCATGTCGTAGGATGCTTTTCTAAAGATCTTTGTTCTTCTAAATATATGTTCGAAAATGTTTTAAATGATATTCATATTATAAATTCTGAATTAATATTATCTGATATTGCAAGATGTACTGAAAAAATCTCTTTTTTAAAAAAACAAAATAAAAATAATAATATTAAAAATCAAATTTATATTTTAGAATTTTTTTTAGAAGCGCTGTCTAACAAAAAACATCATACGCACAAAAAAACCGAGAATTTACATGATTCTATTATTTCTGAGTTAAATTTTTTAACTTTAAAACCTAAAATGCTTATTTTAAATATACATGAAAATTCTTCAAAAAATATCGAATACATAGAAAAAATAAAAAAATATTTTAATCATCTTGAAATACCCGTACTTAAAATATGCGCTACATTTGAAGATAATTTCATAAATTCTTTACAGAAAAAATCATCTAAAATGTACATAATATCTAAATTAGCAAACTCTAATTTAGGCACAATTATAAATTGTGGCTGTCAATTATTAAAATTAAATAACTTTTTTACTATTGGTAAAAAAGAAGTACGTTCATGGTTAATTAATTATAAAACTACAGCATTACAAGCATCAGGAAAAATTCATAGTGATTTTCAAAGAGGATTCATTCGAGCAAAAGTTATCTCTTTTGAAAATTTTATGCATTATAAAAGTATGAACTTAGCAAAAAAATTTGGAAAAATTAAATTAGAAGGAAAAGATTATTTAGTAAAAAATGGAGATATTATTGAATTTTTATTTAATGTTTAA
- a CDS encoding cysteine desulfurase: protein MIYPIKKIRKDFPILKKIVNNYPLIYLDSAASAQKPKFVFKREIQYVSQQHSAVHRGIHTLSKNATKYMEDVREKISCFLNAKSEKEIIFVKGATEGINLVAHSWGENYINSGENIVITQMEHHSNIVPWQILARKKKINIKYIPLLPNGKLDFDKLEQIIDHKTRLLCMTHMSNVLGTYNAIETIIKKVKNYFNVKILIDGAQAIVHHNIDVQKINCDFYVFSGHKLYGPSGIGILYAKKKILDKMPPWEGGGGMIQNVCLDSGVKFSSVPWKFEAGSPNISGIIGLGAAVDYINKIGMKKIFVHEKKIINYALLKLKNIPTIRIYGSDPFSGVISFNLKNYHAYDIGVILDQYGVAIRTGHHCAMPIMKFFKTNSMCRISIAMYTSKSDISCFIKKLNKTINFLQQSN, encoded by the coding sequence ATGATATATCCAATTAAAAAAATTAGAAAAGATTTTCCTATTCTAAAAAAAATAGTTAATAATTATCCATTAATTTATCTAGATAGCGCCGCTAGTGCACAAAAACCAAAATTTGTTTTTAAACGAGAAATTCAATATGTATCACAACAACATTCAGCTGTACATAGAGGTATTCATACTCTAAGTAAAAATGCTACAAAGTACATGGAAGATGTTAGAGAAAAAATTTCTTGTTTTCTTAATGCAAAATCAGAAAAAGAAATTATTTTTGTTAAAGGCGCTACGGAAGGAATTAATTTAGTTGCTCATTCTTGGGGCGAAAATTATATAAATTCAGGGGAAAATATAGTAATTACTCAAATGGAACATCATTCTAATATTGTACCATGGCAAATTCTTGCAAGAAAAAAAAAAATAAATATTAAATATATTCCACTTTTACCTAATGGAAAATTAGATTTTGATAAACTAGAACAAATTATTGATCATAAAACTCGCCTTCTATGCATGACGCATATGTCAAATGTTTTAGGAACATACAATGCAATAGAAACTATTATCAAAAAAGTAAAAAATTATTTTAATGTTAAAATATTAATTGACGGCGCACAAGCAATTGTGCACCACAATATAGATGTACAAAAAATTAATTGCGATTTTTATGTATTTTCAGGACATAAATTATATGGACCATCAGGAATTGGTATATTATATGCGAAAAAAAAAATACTCGATAAGATGCCTCCATGGGAAGGAGGTGGTGGCATGATACAGAATGTATGTTTAGATTCAGGGGTTAAATTTAGCTCTGTTCCATGGAAATTTGAAGCTGGTTCACCTAATATTTCTGGTATTATCGGACTAGGTGCAGCTGTAGATTACATAAATAAAATCGGCATGAAAAAAATTTTCGTACATGAAAAAAAAATTATAAATTATGCTTTATTAAAATTAAAAAATATTCCTACAATTAGGATTTATGGATCTGATCCGTTTTCTGGAGTAATTTCTTTTAATTTAAAAAATTATCATGCTTATGATATAGGTGTTATACTTGATCAATATGGAGTTGCTATTCGTACTGGACATCATTGTGCTATGCCAATTATGAAATTTTTTAAAACAAATAGTATGTGTAGAATCTCGATAGCTATGTATACAAGCAAGTCAGATATCTCATGTTTTATAAAAAAATTAAATAAAACAATAAATTTTTTACAACAATCTAATTAG
- a CDS encoding ribose-phosphate diphosphokinase has translation MKIFFGTSVKHLANLLSHTCKIKLSPIVISRFKDNEINVKIDENVRGEDVCIIQSTCYPANDNLMELMIIADALKRAAAKKIITIIPYYGYGRQDRRINLEQVPITAKLVANLLSISGIDQIATIDIHCEQIQGFFDIVFDSISAETVFLEDIRKKNFLNPVIVAPDFGSIRRARKMSKALKNVEVVVIEKIRPNFNETQVANIIGNVKNRDCILVDDIIDTASTLCKSAYYLKNQGASNIVCYTTHPVLSENAFYTMQKSVIDEFIVCDTIPINLKFKKLSNIKILTISKLIEKYILNIII, from the coding sequence ATGAAAATTTTTTTTGGCACCTCTGTTAAACATTTAGCAAACTTACTATCACATACATGTAAAATTAAACTATCTCCCATTGTAATTAGTCGTTTTAAAGATAACGAAATCAATGTAAAAATTGATGAAAATGTACGAGGCGAAGATGTATGTATTATTCAATCTACATGCTATCCAGCAAATGACAATTTAATGGAGTTAATGATAATAGCTGACGCTTTAAAACGTGCAGCCGCCAAAAAAATCATCACTATAATACCCTATTATGGATATGGTAGACAAGATCGCAGAATTAATTTAGAACAAGTACCAATTACAGCCAAGTTAGTTGCAAATCTTTTGTCTATTTCAGGAATTGATCAAATAGCAACTATCGATATACATTGCGAGCAAATACAAGGATTCTTCGATATTGTTTTTGATTCAATATCAGCTGAGACAGTTTTTTTAGAAGATATTAGAAAAAAGAACTTCCTTAATCCTGTTATTGTAGCACCAGATTTTGGAAGTATACGTCGTGCTAGGAAGATGTCAAAAGCTCTTAAAAATGTAGAAGTTGTGGTAATAGAAAAAATTCGACCTAATTTTAATGAAACTCAGGTGGCAAATATTATTGGCAATGTTAAAAATCGTGATTGTATATTAGTTGATGATATTATTGATACAGCATCGACTTTATGTAAATCTGCATATTATTTAAAAAATCAAGGCGCCTCAAACATAGTATGCTATACTACACATCCAGTGCTTTCAGAAAATGCATTTTATACCATGCAAAAATCAGTTATTGACGAGTTTATTGTATGCGATACGATTCCGATAAATTTAAAATTTAAAAAATTATCAAATATAAAAATCTTAACAATTTCTAAACTAATAGAAAAATATATACTTAATATTATAATTTAA
- the ispE gene encoding 4-(cytidine 5'-diphospho)-2-C-methyl-D-erythritol kinase encodes MDILKKYNWPSPAKINLFLSVVGRRSDGYHYIQTLFRFLEYSDILIINSTLNKKITLINTIQGIHRQNNLILKAAKLLQNFMKRKKNQKIFGADIYVKKKIPLGSGLGGGSSNAATTLIALNFHWRCQLSLKTLANLGLQIGADVPVFIYGKSAFAEGIGEKLSSVNLPLKWYIIIIPPIKISTQSVFNKFSEKNFTVVKTFNQYLQKPFVNDFEAIVKKNFCTINKLIENCSKYAKFRLTGTGGCIFAEFSSEKKARIILQKLPKYIRAFISKGSNISILHRIIKIRSHSYDYFLK; translated from the coding sequence TTGGATATATTAAAAAAATATAATTGGCCTTCTCCTGCAAAAATAAATTTATTTTTATCTGTTGTAGGTCGACGTTCTGATGGATATCACTATATTCAAACTTTATTTAGATTTCTTGAATATAGTGACATTTTGATTATTAATTCTACATTAAATAAAAAAATTACGTTAATTAATACTATTCAGGGTATACATCGTCAAAACAATTTAATATTAAAAGCTGCTAAATTATTACAAAATTTTATGAAAAGAAAGAAAAATCAAAAAATTTTTGGCGCAGATATTTATGTCAAAAAAAAAATTCCTTTAGGAAGCGGTTTAGGCGGTGGATCATCGAATGCTGCAACTACATTAATTGCTCTAAATTTTCATTGGAGATGTCAACTAAGTTTGAAAACTTTAGCAAATTTAGGATTACAAATAGGTGCTGATGTACCAGTTTTTATATACGGTAAATCTGCATTTGCTGAAGGTATTGGGGAGAAATTATCTTCAGTAAATCTCCCATTAAAGTGGTATATAATTATTATACCTCCAATAAAAATATCTACTCAATCTGTATTTAATAAATTTTCTGAAAAAAATTTTACTGTCGTAAAAACTTTTAATCAATATTTGCAAAAACCTTTCGTGAATGATTTTGAAGCTATAGTAAAAAAAAATTTTTGTACTATAAATAAATTGATTGAAAATTGTTCTAAATATGCAAAATTTCGTTTAACTGGTACAGGAGGATGTATATTTGCTGAATTTAGTTCTGAAAAGAAAGCCCGTATTATTTTACAAAAACTGCCGAAATACATACGTGCTTTTATTAGTAAAGGATCTAACATATCTATATTGCATAGGATTATAAAAATTCGATCTCATTCATACGATTATTTCTTGAAATAA
- the pth gene encoding aminoacyl-tRNA hydrolase, with protein MIIGLSNPAPKYSHTRHNIGELFIHTLAKKYNVHLIQNKYFSCYIAKINIALKEIFLMIPNNYMNVNGEIIFKIYNFYNFNTYELLIVHDELDLQLGCARFKFFHRSSTHNGVRSLINFIGKKSFLNTLRIGIGRPENGDIKKYILSKFNDQDLFKLKKIIKKSISCIKILIKKNQYHAMNILHRK; from the coding sequence ATGATTATAGGATTATCAAATCCTGCACCAAAATACTCACATACACGTCATAATATCGGAGAATTGTTTATTCATACTTTGGCCAAAAAATATAATGTGCATCTTATACAAAATAAATATTTTTCTTGTTATATTGCAAAAATTAATATAGCGCTAAAAGAAATATTTCTTATGATTCCAAATAATTATATGAATGTTAATGGAGAAATAATTTTTAAAATTTATAATTTTTATAATTTTAATACCTATGAATTATTAATTGTTCACGACGAATTAGATCTACAATTAGGATGCGCTCGATTTAAATTTTTTCATAGAAGTAGCACGCACAATGGAGTGAGAAGCCTAATAAATTTTATTGGAAAAAAATCTTTTTTAAATACGTTAAGAATCGGAATTGGACGTCCTGAAAATGGTGATATTAAAAAATATATTTTAAGTAAATTTAACGATCAAGATTTATTTAAATTAAAAAAAATAATTAAAAAATCTATTAGTTGTATCAAAATTTTAATAAAAAAAAATCAATATCATGCTATGAATATTTTACATAGAAAATAG
- the sufE gene encoding cysteine desulfuration protein SufE, with amino-acid sequence MDKNKFIKNFSYLSNWEEKYLYIIELGKRLAPFPDRFKKSEYLVPGCQNLVWIALLYNKNHLKFYGDSNSIIVKGLIAILFIFYQNLKISEIITCNTYLDLKNLCLSEHLTPSRMQGLGAIISFIKKSARSFL; translated from the coding sequence ATGGATAAAAATAAATTTATAAAAAATTTTTCTTACTTAAGTAATTGGGAAGAAAAATATCTCTATATTATAGAATTAGGAAAGAGATTGGCTCCATTTCCTGATAGATTTAAAAAATCTGAATATCTTGTTCCTGGATGCCAAAATCTTGTTTGGATTGCTTTATTATATAATAAAAATCATTTAAAATTTTATGGAGATAGCAACTCTATTATTGTTAAAGGGCTAATAGCAATTTTATTTATATTTTATCAAAACTTAAAAATATCAGAAATAATTACATGTAATACATATCTTGATTTAAAAAATTTATGTTTATCTGAGCACCTAACTCCTTCTAGAATGCAGGGATTAGGTGCTATCATTAGTTTCATTAAAAAATCGGCGCGTTCTTTTTTATAA
- the eno gene encoding phosphopyruvate hydratase has product MYTSKIIKVIGREILDSRGNPTVEAEVHLSGGVIGRASSPSGISIGSREAYELRDRDFSRFLGKGVKKAVKVINKKISKSLIKKNAEEQKNIDNIMIHLDGTENKSRLGANSILAVSLANAKAVSNIRKIPLYQYIAELNEIPEMFSMPLPMINIINGGKHTNNNIDIQEFMIQPVSAKNIKQAIQMGSEIFHNLGKILHEQGMSTSVGDEGGYTPNLKSNIVAFNLIQEAIEKSGFCIGKDITLAIDCAASEFFEKNYQSYYLKSEKKMFSSCEFIEYLTDLTNKYPILSIEDGLHENDLEGFKILTKTLGKKIQLVGDDLFVTNSKLLNNGIKNGIANSILVKPNQIGSLTETLKVIKIAKKAGYSTIISHRSGETEDVTIADLSVGTASGQIKTGSMSRSDRIAKYNRLIRIEEELQYRAPFNGRMEIKNQ; this is encoded by the coding sequence ATGTATACTTCAAAAATTATCAAAGTTATTGGTCGTGAAATTCTTGATTCAAGAGGCAATCCTACAGTAGAAGCTGAAGTACATTTGTCTGGCGGCGTAATAGGACGCGCTTCTTCTCCGTCTGGTATATCTATTGGTTCACGAGAAGCATATGAATTACGTGATCGAGATTTTTCTCGATTTTTAGGTAAAGGTGTAAAAAAAGCAGTAAAAGTGATAAATAAAAAAATTTCTAAATCTTTAATAAAAAAAAATGCTGAGGAACAAAAAAATATTGATAATATCATGATTCATTTAGATGGGACAGAAAATAAGTCTAGATTAGGAGCAAATTCAATTTTAGCTGTATCTCTTGCAAACGCTAAAGCAGTATCAAACATCAGAAAAATTCCTCTATATCAATACATAGCAGAACTCAATGAAATTCCAGAAATGTTTTCTATGCCATTACCAATGATTAATATTATTAACGGAGGAAAACATACAAACAATAATATTGATATTCAAGAATTTATGATTCAACCAGTTAGTGCAAAAAATATTAAACAAGCAATTCAAATGGGATCTGAAATATTCCATAATTTAGGAAAAATATTGCATGAACAGGGTATGAGCACTTCTGTTGGAGATGAAGGAGGATATACACCTAATTTAAAATCTAATATTGTTGCATTTAATTTAATTCAAGAAGCAATAGAAAAATCTGGATTTTGTATAGGTAAAGACATTACATTAGCGATCGATTGTGCTGCATCAGAATTTTTTGAAAAAAACTATCAATCTTATTATTTAAAAAGTGAAAAAAAAATGTTTTCATCTTGCGAATTTATAGAATATTTGACCGATCTTACAAATAAGTATCCTATTCTTTCTATTGAAGACGGATTACATGAAAATGATTTAGAAGGTTTTAAAATATTAACAAAAACATTAGGAAAAAAAATTCAGCTCGTAGGTGACGATTTATTCGTGACTAATTCTAAATTGTTAAACAATGGTATTAAAAATGGAATTGCTAATTCCATTTTAGTAAAACCAAATCAAATTGGTTCATTAACAGAAACTTTAAAAGTAATTAAAATAGCTAAAAAAGCCGGATACTCTACTATTATTTCACATCGATCTGGAGAAACTGAAGATGTAACAATAGCAGATTTATCTGTTGGAACAGCATCAGGTCAAATTAAAACAGGATCTATGAGTCGATCAGATCGAATAGCAAAATATAATCGATTAATTCGTATTGAAGAAGAACTACAGTATCGTGCTCCATTTAATGGAAGAATGGAAATTAAAAATCAATAA
- the sufD gene encoding Fe-S cluster assembly protein SufD, with protein sequence MDKLKYNTHIINFLEQWNKLFLCKKRPKDLCMHWNKIFELRSSYFSKEIWNVVPLKNFFTKKFFIANKNSNFNIELDKILLHKHVYKLVFFNGTLCQHLSDNDFGQWKIKIRKNNYIKISPNYLIKSNFFLHMSESFCENIIHIDLEKNTKPLIPLYLLHINSGGQNNKIAVINSRIHINVQENARGEIIEHFLGNSHYSYLNNICTNFLLESSAHMNYLKINFDNFNSYHIANNNIILNKNTTFYNHLFNLGGYFSQQNTHVCLNHEHSDVSINSLSVPSNKQIIDINTYIDHKSRCCKSRQLHKMILSKSAIGNFHGIIKVEKNAVKTDGHMKNDNLLTSKHSKINTKPELEIYADDVKCSHGSTVGYMNPEHLFYLRSRGISKNHAKKMIMYAFSLEVLKNVSYKSLHKTLNNLIVSFLEQIKI encoded by the coding sequence ATGGATAAATTAAAATACAATACACATATCATAAATTTTCTAGAGCAATGGAATAAATTGTTTTTATGCAAAAAACGACCTAAAGATCTTTGTATGCACTGGAATAAAATTTTTGAATTACGATCGTCATATTTTTCAAAAGAAATTTGGAATGTGGTTCCATTAAAAAATTTTTTTACAAAAAAATTTTTTATAGCGAACAAGAATTCAAATTTTAATATCGAACTAGACAAAATTTTATTGCATAAACATGTTTATAAATTAGTGTTTTTTAACGGCACGCTGTGTCAACATTTAAGTGATAATGATTTTGGCCAATGGAAAATAAAAATAAGAAAAAATAATTATATAAAAATATCACCTAATTATTTAATAAAATCTAATTTTTTTTTACATATGTCAGAAAGTTTCTGTGAAAATATAATACATATTGATTTAGAAAAAAATACAAAACCTCTTATTCCATTATACTTACTTCATATCAATTCAGGCGGACAAAATAATAAAATTGCTGTAATAAATTCTCGTATACACATTAATGTGCAAGAAAATGCTCGAGGAGAAATCATAGAGCACTTTTTAGGTAATAGTCATTACTCATATTTAAATAATATTTGCACAAATTTTTTATTAGAAAGCAGTGCTCATATGAATTATTTAAAAATTAATTTTGATAATTTTAATAGCTATCATATTGCGAATAACAATATTATTTTAAATAAAAATACTACATTTTATAATCATCTTTTCAACTTGGGAGGATATTTTTCTCAGCAAAACACTCATGTATGTTTGAATCATGAACACTCTGATGTATCAATAAACAGTTTATCCGTACCTAGTAATAAACAAATTATCGACATAAATACATACATAGATCACAAATCTCGTTGTTGTAAGAGTAGGCAACTACATAAAATGATTTTATCAAAATCTGCAATAGGAAACTTTCATGGTATTATTAAAGTTGAGAAAAATGCAGTAAAAACAGACGGTCATATGAAAAACGATAATTTATTAACTAGCAAACATTCTAAGATAAATACAAAACCTGAATTAGAAATTTATGCAGATGATGTAAAATGTAGTCATGGATCTACAGTTGGATATATGAATCCAGAACATTTATTTTATCTGCGCTCTAGAGGAATTTCAAAAAATCATGCAAAAAAAATGATCATGTATGCATTTTCTTTAGAAGTGCTTAAAAATGTATCTTATAAATCACTACATAAAACTTTAAATAATTTAATCGTATCATTTTTAGAGCAAATAAAAATATGA